The Pukyongia salina genome segment AAGCGATAACCTACCGTGTAATCGTTCTTTTTATAACGGTGTTTAAAATCGAAGCCCAGGTGTAAAACCACTGCATTTGGTTCGACCAAATACACCGAATCATCTCCCCATTTGTTACCTTCCAGAAGTCCGTTATAACCCACGAATCGATATCCAAATCGCAACGCAAAAAAGATCTCCCTTTCGGTACTGCCTAGTTGATCGTATGCAATGCTGGAGTTGATTGTGTTTCTTCGTCCGAAATAAGCTGCTACCTCGGGTTGAAAGAATTGATCTTTGCTGCCATAGGCTGCCCAGGGCTGCAGCGCGATATGCACGCTGAAGGGATTGGGAGCTAATTGCCATTCTCGCGCATAGCGTGCATAGAGATTTAGGTGAAACGAATTGGACAGTTCTCCAACCCAACTTTGGGGGTCCGAAATCACGACTGCATTGTGGTACCAACGTTGAAGTGCTCCAGCTCCCGACGATTTTCCTGTGATCCCCAGTTCTAGCTGCAAATTGTAAAAACTATGATTGGTGGCGGCAGACCATCCGTTGTTGAGGCCAAGATATCCTGCGTAGGGCCGATCCATCTGGTTAATTTCCTCTGTTG includes the following:
- a CDS encoding lipid A-modifier LpxR family protein, which gives rise to MSFSFNAFCWFWFCIFQEYNQQSVEINHPFYHWKNNYCKARVLSWFFLFVFLLNPIEDVNAQDSESVSTSDQIGIRHDNDFIVLTDRYYSFGLYINYIHKLTEGILPNTSEHLQFSLGIQAFTPDDTATEEINQMDRPYAGYLGLNNGWSAATNHSFYNLQLELGITGKSSGAGALQRWYHNAVVISDPQSWVGELSNSFHLNLYARYAREWQLAPNPFSVHIALQPWAAYGSKDQFFQPEVAAYFGRRNTINSSIAYDQLGSTEREIFFALRFGYRFVGYNGLLEGNKWGDDSVYLVEPNAVVLHLGFDFKHRYKKNDYTVGYRFNSDETEATQTHQYIILSYARSF